The following proteins are co-located in the Robbsia betulipollinis genome:
- a CDS encoding putative bifunctional diguanylate cyclase/phosphodiesterase, whose product MRHLSSFFSRFVPAVPPHLAGRVRVEQVDTLASLGGAIGCVGVLAALGICLAFWRSAPHGYLVGFAALFIMIYGAAFRRSVIWRGRARPREMALRTYRIRNLHVGVIGLLWSTMPINLAPFANANQILLIVWVSSGLIASSVVIAPTLLAAFAISIPVAAGTFVSMLINRGAAGPLLGALVLVYTALIIVSTLHNHRSFVQRTVGRMELEEQREVVGLLLREFEQESSDWLWRTEANHRLEHISERMVQALGISEHDLHGLHFLDWITALIDDSTVAVSRLAMLADAFDRRDAFRDLLIPGRIDGQRFWWRITGKPIFEKDGAFRGYRGVGSDVTIAEEAQAQIAHMASHDSLTGLPNRLRFQDTLARAFTAPTPGFAVLWLDLDQFKIVNDTLGHAAGDALLTMVAARLRECVDASDVVARLGGDEFAIFQAVSDTPRATELARRVVASITAPYQLQDMRVGIGVSLGIALAATDARSPEDLLKCADLALYRAKAEGRGTWRFYEAAMDARAQARRSLQSDLRLALDRREFSLMFQPIIDLATSRVAVVETLLRWTHHGRGPVPPDKFIPLAEETGLIVPIGEWVLRHACEEALHWPAGIRVAVNLSPVQFRDASLLRVVDAALRDSGLPPERLELEITESVFLEADDTVLATLHALRSRGVSFALDDFGTGYSSLSYLRSFPFDKVKIDKSFVHASTGDSGSLAIVRAIIGMANSLGMTVIAEGVETQEQLGLVHAQGCMQVQGYFFSRPLPANGIRDYIDSPSPAALTAFATHAADVPLS is encoded by the coding sequence ATGAGACATTTGTCCTCCTTCTTCAGTCGTTTCGTTCCGGCGGTTCCGCCCCATCTGGCGGGGCGCGTGCGCGTCGAGCAGGTCGATACCCTGGCGAGTCTGGGCGGCGCGATCGGCTGCGTCGGCGTGCTGGCCGCGCTGGGCATCTGCCTCGCCTTCTGGCGTTCGGCCCCGCACGGCTATCTGGTGGGATTTGCCGCGCTCTTCATCATGATCTACGGGGCCGCCTTCCGCCGCAGCGTAATCTGGCGAGGCCGGGCCAGACCGCGGGAAATGGCGCTTCGGACGTATCGGATACGCAACCTGCATGTCGGCGTGATCGGCCTGCTCTGGTCGACGATGCCGATCAACCTGGCGCCCTTCGCCAACGCCAACCAGATCCTGCTGATCGTCTGGGTCAGTTCCGGATTGATCGCGTCCTCCGTCGTGATCGCCCCGACGCTCCTCGCGGCGTTCGCCATATCCATTCCGGTCGCGGCCGGTACCTTCGTCTCGATGCTGATCAATCGCGGCGCGGCCGGCCCGCTGTTGGGGGCCCTCGTCCTGGTCTATACCGCGCTGATCATCGTCAGCACGCTGCACAACCATCGCAGTTTCGTCCAGCGCACCGTGGGCAGGATGGAGCTGGAGGAACAGCGCGAGGTCGTCGGCCTGCTGCTGCGCGAATTCGAGCAGGAATCGAGCGACTGGTTGTGGCGAACCGAGGCGAATCATCGTCTCGAACATATTTCCGAGCGGATGGTCCAGGCCCTGGGGATATCGGAACACGACCTGCACGGGCTGCACTTCCTCGACTGGATCACCGCGCTGATCGACGACTCGACCGTCGCCGTGAGCCGCCTCGCCATGCTCGCCGACGCATTCGACCGCCGCGACGCGTTTCGCGACCTGCTGATCCCCGGCCGGATCGACGGTCAGAGATTCTGGTGGCGCATCACCGGCAAACCCATTTTCGAGAAAGATGGCGCGTTCCGCGGCTACCGGGGCGTGGGCAGCGACGTCACGATCGCCGAGGAAGCGCAGGCGCAGATCGCCCACATGGCGAGTCACGACAGCCTGACCGGCCTGCCGAATCGTCTGCGTTTCCAGGATACGCTGGCGCGTGCCTTCACGGCCCCGACGCCGGGCTTCGCGGTGCTCTGGCTGGATCTGGACCAGTTCAAGATCGTCAACGACACCCTGGGGCATGCGGCCGGCGACGCGCTGCTGACTATGGTGGCCGCGCGACTGCGCGAGTGCGTCGATGCAAGCGACGTCGTCGCCCGTCTGGGCGGCGACGAGTTCGCCATCTTCCAGGCGGTGTCGGACACGCCGCGCGCCACCGAACTGGCGCGCAGGGTCGTGGCATCGATCACCGCGCCGTATCAGTTGCAGGACATGCGCGTGGGCATCGGCGTGAGCCTGGGCATCGCGCTGGCCGCCACCGACGCGCGCTCCCCCGAAGATCTGCTCAAATGCGCGGACCTGGCGCTGTACCGGGCGAAGGCCGAGGGGCGCGGCACATGGCGTTTCTACGAAGCGGCCATGGATGCACGCGCCCAGGCGCGACGGTCTCTGCAAAGCGATCTGCGCCTCGCGCTCGATCGCCGGGAATTCAGTCTGATGTTTCAGCCCATCATCGACCTCGCCACGTCACGCGTCGCCGTGGTCGAGACGCTGCTGCGGTGGACGCATCACGGACGCGGACCGGTACCGCCGGACAAATTCATTCCCCTTGCCGAGGAAACCGGCCTGATCGTGCCGATCGGCGAATGGGTGCTGCGGCATGCCTGCGAGGAAGCGCTGCACTGGCCCGCCGGCATTCGGGTCGCGGTGAATCTCTCGCCGGTCCAGTTCCGCGACGCCTCCCTGCTGCGGGTCGTCGACGCGGCGCTGCGCGACAGCGGCCTGCCGCCCGAACGGCTCGAACTCGAAATCACCGAATCGGTGTTCCTCGAAGCGGACGACACGGTGCTCGCGACCCTGCACGCGTTACGCTCGCGCGGCGTGAGTTTCGCGCTCGACGATTTCGGGACCGGCTATTCCTCGCTGAGCTATCTGCGCAGCTTCCCCTTCGACAAGGTGAAGATCGACAAGTCGTTCGTGCATGCGAGCACCGGAGACAGCGGCAGCCTCGCCATCGTGCGGGCCATTATCGGGATGGCGAACAGCCTGGGCATGACGGTCATCGCCGAGGGCGTCGAAACCCAGGAACAGCTCGGACTGGTGCACGCGCAGGGCTGCATGCAGGTGCAGGGCTATTTTTTCAGCCGCCCCCTGCCGGCGAACGGCATCCGCGACTATATCGACAGTCCGTCGCCCGCCGCGCTGACCGCCTTCGCCACGCACGCGGCGGACGTTCCGCTCAGCTGA